The window TGTCTCGATCGATCATTTCCACATACTGTGTGATATGCTTCCTTGGAATGGATCGCCATTTCAATAAGAAATGATTTTCTGTTGTTCATGTGGTTAGAACACAACTCGCCACAAAATGTAAGTAATATAAGGTTAGACTTATTTCCACAAGGCTATgggagacaatgggtgatatgaataaaaactagtaaatgcttttacttctattttgtacagaaatgcctggtgtaaatgtacgtgaagttttaaggaaaagcatttcctagtctttattcataccacCCATTGAACACATCGTCATGACTGCTCTGGGACATTGTATTTTGAGGATTTCAGTAGGACTAGATACAATGCAAACCACTTCAAAACCACATAACAAACAAATAAATGATACTCTACTAGACAAACACCCTCCTGACTATTATTTGATCATTCAATATCAGAACATATTTTGTACATGAGTCCGGATCTAATTCTGTGAACTATGAGGTCAGCACACTTTGAAACAGTTCAATAGGGTTAATTGAAAGTTATTTGCTGTGGGAGTTAGATACATTGAGAGGTTATCATGAATGAGAAAGGGTGATGACCGCAGATAACAAACAGGAGGGGTCAGACAGTAGATGAATTGATCGATCACAATCACAGTGCAAACGGCACGAAAgggaaaatcaatgaaaactcTATTCCATAAGAACACAACTATCTGTCCAATCACCTGGCTGGTTTTAAATGTACTTTGAAaagttgatgatgtttcttatGACTATGACTGTAATCCAGTTCCCAAGCCTTTAGAATGTTACTTATCATCACTACTATATTTCACCTTCAAGACCATAGTGGCATGTCACTTTAGACTACGACTGTAACAAGTTCCACATCTTCGTGATGTGTCATCCTCAGTGGTATTTTGCCATCACAATGAAGGTGTTACAATGACAAGACATCGCAATTAAGATGACCACAAGCTGTGTTTAGCGTCACGCCATTCTGAAACATGGCACTGGTATGTCAGGAATGCATTGTTGTGGATAGAAAGAGAGAAGATGTGCATGCTAAAAACACCCTGTCTTCAACTTTGgataaaaatagtttttttctgctcaatatGTATAATCTTACATGCACCAAGAGCTAAGACAATATAAACATTGATCAAAGtttttttgggactgattatgtttcttcattttgagcagaaaagaacaagtgaaaaaatattcttggacctagaaattttttcatctttcagagttgaattttttcataagttcaaaattcagaaaaattttcaaagtccaaaaatgatgatttctcttcattttgagtagaaaaaaaataagtgaaaaaaaatttggactctgaaatttttttatagtGGTACTATACAGTAGGCAGTATAGAGTATACACTATACAATATGGTCCAGAAGTAACATTCCATGTCACAAACAACATACCAGACCTTGATCATATCTGTGGCATTTTTTGGACTCATTCAACCCCAGCACATGGGAATTTACTTTTCAGCAGTACTGTGATGTATTTTCACAATAACCTATGAAACCTTTCACTGTCAATTAGGACTTGGCCTACTTACTGGCTTATCTGCAGCAAGAGACGTATGTTGAATAACCCCCGGCTCGTATCCTCTGAACTGTTGCGTGTTGAGTTCATCTGGCCGGAGTTCTGACATTGGTGTCACTTTGGGCTTCCATACTTTCATACCACCTCTAAAATAACACAAGaacaatcaatattttttggtaattttggactgaaaatgtgactcgctctaccaaaactaggcgcttgtcgcatctgaacttgataggttgatacggacttgttgttcatttccctattgttgacctttggtgaaatctattgcaaactgatttggtcacattcaacaaaaggtctacaatagggaaatgaacaacaagtccgtatcaacctgtcaagttcagatgcgacaagcgcctagttttggtagagcgggtcacaaatcaTGTAAGAATGACCATAATGGTTTTATTCCGTTTTGTCATATTCTATATGTTTGTCATCTCTCTCATCTCTTTTTTATACAACGGTGCAACAATGGATTATTAGGTTTATACATACCGTTCGACAAGGAATTCAATAATATTGTCAGACCTCATGATCTCCTCCTTTGCTTCATCGTGATCCAAAGCATCCGTGGCAAGGTTGTTAATCCTAAGGACTGCATCACCTGTGCACAGACCACACTGGTCAGCCACACTCCCTGGGGACACCTGCAATGAGGCACAGCACAACAAGAATCAGCTGAGAGTTTTTTCAACTGCAAACTGAAGGGGACAAAAGTTATCCCCTTAATGTCTATGGGTAAATGTCCTCAGTAAAGATGCAAAGATGACTATAATGTTGATAGTCAGGGGAGGTTGGTGGTCCAGACATTTAGCATCCCTGATACAAAGGTGTCTGTAATAGAGGCATATGATGTTCCGAACTAGTCTTAAAACAGCAAAGAGCAGGATGCCTGAATTGATGACAGGCAATGATGACGATTGTGTCTGCAACAAAAGGTGGTTATGGAAGCATCCACAGTAAAGAGGTAGACGAACTTAAGGGCTCTGTAATGCATAGGCTTGCAATCTTTTAAAACTTAAAAGGGCTGTATAGTAGGTATGTGGCCCCTTTCCTgctaaaaaatgcatttttcatgcagatttgggcaAAAAGTGATGTTCTGCCTCCCCCTCAGGACCAGCTCTGGATTGATAGGACTAGTAGCCTGTCCTCCTGGTCTCAGCATGAAGCTGCAATGGATaggcaaccccccccccccccccgaatgatGTTTTCCTAATGATAATCCATCATCTGTAATTAGATGGTATGTTGGCTAAACAAGGGTTAATCCTCAACCAGTGAAGCATGCGTTTATACATGAAGATGGTTCCAGCAGTAGTCAGGTATATACCGCCATACACCTGGTATCTAAAGAATCCACCATGCTCCATATATAGACAGCTCACTTTACACTTAAGACACACAATATTGCAGAATTCACCTTCTAACCTCAAGATAAATCACGCAAAATTAACAACTAAACCTTTTTTGGCTTATTAAACAAAACCAATTGCAATTTAATTGTGTTAATGTTGGTTCAATCAATATAAAGAAATGTAATATCTTTCTACAGAGCAACAAGATGAGCTTTCTAAAAATATCCCACTGATCAGTCAGGCTTGGTTGCGCCTTTGAGAAACTAGGTCAACTACAACCTGTGTATATCAGGCTACATTGTAGAGTAATGTACTAGCAGACAACTCAACAAGTTTACTGCATTATATCAAAATCTAGTGGGAATAAAGATGAAAATGGACTTACCGATTGGATGGAGAGGGGCGTCTGAAAATTCCTGCCTCCCTGGAGTCGGAATCCCCACGGGACAGGGCCCGGACGCTCCAGATAAATGATTTTGGTCTCTCCCCGGGACATTTTGCTGGAGTGTGGAGAGAGCGACGGCCAGGACGAAACGCAGCGACCAGGTTTGTCTGTCTATCGAACTAAAATCGTGATTGTGACCACATAAGGCCGTTCGCCTACTGGTTGTGACTCATGATTGTGACCCGGAGTTCTGACTAAGCTCCCTAAATTGAGTCATCCTTATAAAACTGGGGACAATTTGGTCCAATAGGCTAATAATGTATTCAAAAAGGATATGTCTGTGGATGTAAATGAATCATAGACGTACCACTTTTTCGTCACTGAAATCGGTCACAATACTCACTATATTTCTCTTTGGCGCCGATCTCGTCACAACCAGGTTGACGCTGAtgttaacttggcgttatctcttcCCACTGTCTTATTggcgaaagtcatttctgaagcagCCACGGATTGGACCTGGCAGCTTCTCCGTCTGGTGAGAAAGTCACAACACTGAGACTAAATTAGCCATGGCAGCTTCGCCGTCTTGCCGACACAGTGAGGtactgagacagtcacaaccagacttaaTCGATCGGCcacagctccaccgtcttgctgaCAGTCAGAACGATAGACTGAATGGGGCCTGTCTTTTCGACACATTGTGAGAGTTGAGTCTGCCGTCAATTCAGGCCCAACACCTCCCGATAAGATTTTTGTTCACACTGGAGAAGTGCTCATTTGTTAGGCCGACACGACGACAGAGACCTGAGTTATgttagttgatattattcaaaatcaaaaagccCAAAATGATGTTTGGAAAACAAATAACCAACATTCCAGGCGGTGATTAGGGACAGGGCTTTTTAAGTGTTTTATCATAACGCaaagtagggcctacatgaaAAATTAACAACAACGTTAGTGACAACACCTGTAACACATGATTTCTCATTCACCAATACCAACACTTCGGACACACTAGTGGATAGGCCTCTGAATGACGAAATCGACTGCCCCAGGAGATCGTCGTTTTTGGGACCAGTTCGAGAAAGTCATTACCAGCTGGGAGTTGTGGTGTACTCCTGTAATCCAGCGACTTGGAGGCTGAGGGAGGTGAACGGCTTGAGGCCGGGAGCCCTGCTGGTCGTTGTGATATGTTGATCGGGTGTCCGCACTAAGCTTAGTATCAATATGGTGGTCTTGGGGGAGCCCGAGACGACCAGGTTGTCTAAGGAGGAATGCACTGGCTCAGGGTGGAAACACAGCAGGCCAAAGTTCCCGTGTTGAGCAGTAGTGGGACAGCACTCGTGAGTGGACATCGATCAGTGGCCTGGCTAATAGGGTTGGACCTTCcctttttatatttcatttcattgtttcCTTTTATCACCCTTTTTTATAGGACATCTTTCGTATAAACATTGTATATATTTTGGTGCAcgcatttatcatatttttgatTTCATAGTCTGTAACTGTAGCAATAGGTGGCAATGAACCAAACATCAGTTTTCCTATAAGAAAGTTGATCTGGACTCACGTCTAGTTGAAATCAGCAGTATTTCAATGATAATATTAGTGCGCGCACGTTGCCTCCGATTTCTCTATTTAAAGTTTAGCTTTGTCAACGAGACATGCTTTTTAAAGATGGTTATTTCAGTAACAAGAACAATAACCTACAGTCGTTATACATGTGGTATTTTATTTAAGCGTGTTAGCGTTGGTTTGAGGACCCAGTAAACAAGGACTGATCATTTCAACGATGTTCTACTCGACGTCAGAATACGCTGGGGAAGGAGACAGCTCCTTGAAAGAAGCCGTTGACGTTGTCATTGACATCCTCACTGTCCCAATCCCGCCGATACTCATTATTTTTGGTCTCTTGGGCAATCTCTTCAGCTTTCTACTGATGAACCGCCAGAAATACCAGAAGAGCACTACGTGTTTTTACATGCGCTGTATGGCCGGTTCCGACTGTTTGTACATCTACGGACGGATGTTCCTCCGTCAAATTATAGTTATGGCTCCGCATCATTTTGAGAGCATGGACGTAAAAGTACCATTCTGTCTTAACTTCAATGTGAGTTTTATGATTGGTCTCGTTCTCTCCCCAATGATCCTCGTTGTCATGGCTTTTGATCGTTTTCTTGCTGTAACATGGCCGCTCAAGGCAGCCATGATCTGCACGATGCGGAGAGCGAGAATAACAGTTCTGGTCCTAATTCTGTTCAGTCTTACATTCAGCCTCATGACACTTGGCCGGACGTATCAGGAGAAATACAACTTTTGGCTGTGCCCCTTGAACTTCGAGGAACCAATAGACGAGATCTACTCAACGATTCAAGCGACCATTACCGCCTTTTTCCCGATGGCAGCTCTTGCCATCTTCAATCTCGGTATCTTGATAGCGGTGTACAGAAGCAAACGGAATACGAAATTAACAAAGACATCCTCAGGTCCCAAAGGCAAAGAGTCGTTGAGTATTACCTTAGCTACAGTTATTGTAACTTGTGCCTTTATAGTCCTCCAAACGCCGCATAAAGCCAACGTCTTGTTTTGGACCGTGTTTCAAGGGGAGGTCACAGCTGACGTTCGGCAGTGGCAACGGCTGATGAACAACGCCGTCCTTCTCACTGAGAATTTGAATTATTGTATCAACTCCTATCTCTATATTTTGGCGAGCAAGCGTTTGAGAAATGAGATGGTTAACATCATTTGTCCACGTTCTATTAGGCAGAAATAGTCAGGTTCAAGGTAGGCAAGACAACTTTACTGACCTTACGACTGATACAAACATTATCAACTAGGAGTCGTGGCGTGCTCCTGTAATCTAACGACCTGGAGGCCGAGGGAGGTGAATGCCTCGAGGCCATGCTTATCTGGTGTCCGCTCGGCAGCAGTATGGTGAACTGAGTAGAAGTGGGATGGCATCCATAAGAGGACATCGATCGGTAGCCTGGCAAGTGAgttccttttttctttcttgacacTTCTAATACTTCTAAGCTCATTTATACGCAATTCGCAAACAACAAAGGGACAGTGTTATAAAGTAGACGTATCAGCAGATACAAAAAATGAAGCTGTCGCTAACTacaaatcgttatttacctGAAGTATTTTACCTGCAATGTATCTTACAACATGCAACCTTCTATATTATGTAAGCAAGCTAGCTGACATATATATCCAAAAGTTTCGTCATTGGAAGTGAACATCGTAAAAAACTTTAATGAAAAATGTCTCATAAACCTACTGACGCTTACTACCGGTAGAAAATGTCTTTGTTGTAGTCATTCCTCCGAGGAAGCTGCCCTTGTTGTCTCTGTCAATATCTAAGGGTTCGTCCGGAACTCCACGACCAGTTGAAGTGTACTCGTTCGACCATGGAAGGCAGAGACCAAAGGAACCAATAATaaaccggtgtaaaagtttaaaatgtcctaggataaaatgtccgggaacaaaggattctattatgcgcttcaatctctgagctattgactgtcagggtctctatagaaccatattgcagaatacaatagggccggacactttttccaggggggacactttttacttttacaccggcaccagGAAGGTCGTCCGTCGCAAAAAACACAGCGGAGCATAGTACTTTCCAAAAGGTTTCAAGCTCTTCACAAGAGGCACCGTCTTGGCTGGAGGTGGTAACATCTTCCTCCGCCCTCGCCTTCTAATCTAAGGTTTGTTCATATTCAAAGTTTTAGACATCAAGACAAACATTATGCATAATTCTGCCTGGGCGGAAAACCTTAGATACGTTTTATTGTTACCACCGGCATTCCTCCGTATCCTGATTATTTTCCACATTCAGCACGGCTGGGATCCCACTCACCACCTCCCCAAAAGCAAAGGAACAAGGGCCGAAACGCTTTCGTCATAACGGCATAAGAATTCACCGAGGAGGAACACTCAGCGCTAAGTCTTCTTCTTCACCGCCTCGGACCATCATCAAGTGACGTCACGTGACCGATACCAGAATAATGTTACCGTGACTGAAAGACAGCAGAAGGCAAATGATACAATCACTGATGTTCTTTAACTTTTGGAGATGTCACTGATTATCATTGATTATGCTTGTCTTGTCCGCAGACGAGAAATCGACGATAGTTTTCATAAGCAATATCACAATAGCATCCTTTATTCACGAACAGGGATGATTCCTACTTCAAATATTGTGCCTTCTTGATTGCTCTACTCTGCAGTGATCTTACCCGGAGTCAATGCCATGACCACGAAAAGACATCGCACGAATTATGGAGCATTCTAAGGTCCACGTCCTACGAGAGTAGTTCCGCATAGTTCCACTTCATTGGAACACAATGGTATCGGCCCATGTTTACTTTATAGAGGCTTTCGTAATGGGCATGATTGCATTCGATTGTGTTCGCAATCCGACGAGGCAGAACCAAGCGGAACAACTTAAAACACGTAGTCTGACAGCTTGATGGAACCATCACTGCTGGATTGTAGGCAACTTATGGTCATACTTACTAAATTCCTCTCAGCTGCTTTCATACATGACTCAGCCCTGTGTCGTCTTCTAACGGGCGATATGGAACGATTTTGAGGACAAGGGACCGTGGCTTTATGGGAATCTTGTGAGAGGCGACGCTGGTGTTGTTACTCCCACTAGAACTTGACCCACTTGTACTGGCACCTGGTTCCTGCTCTGAGATTGTGTCGACTTTGTTATTCTGAAAGAAATACAAGTTCATTCAATCCGgccaaataaattgaatggaaatatgtGGGATGTGAGATGTGGGCCACAAGCTGGGTCACTACGGATAACCACGATTTGAATCAGCGGCTGGAGGTTTTGAGGCAACCCTTTCCTAGACTAGGGTACCCCGTCCCTCCAGCCACCTAGCGGAATGATTCAATGCAAGacactggtgaaagagtcttaaCACTCTCCTAGTTCATTTCTCGATATGGAAGGTGCCTGGATGGCGAACAAACATCTTATTTTGTCTTCCTCGCATCTTCACTGGTTCTCTCCAAGGTTTCCCCATCATTGTCGCAGATGGCCATCTAGAAAGAAGAACCTCCCAAAATCTGTGCATgcactgcatgtacattgtacatgtacatgtacttacaaatgGTAAACCCGTAAAGGTGAGATTCTTCTTCGAAGGTGTTTTTGGTTTAGCACAGCATCCGGCCAGGAGTATCATCGCAACTATACAGAGTAGACCGCCCGCACCCAGGCACCCAGCACCCACGTAATACGTCTTATACATCGAGTCAGTAAAGACGGAATGACTGGAAGAGAAGAAAGGGAAGAAGTTATGTCAATCACACTCTAGCGCCACTTACTTTTAAAGAATAGCACTGTGTAGTGAGATGTGGTATTATTGCTGAGAAAAAGCGACAGGAATACCCACGTGTACCTTGCACGGTTTGAAAAAGGGGACATTTTGGATGGTAAttttgagcacataaaaagagcAACAACACTAATTGGACAAAGCGCCATTACGTCATACGTTGCCAGTTCTTAACATCTTGACGCGAATCGTAGGAGCTGCTTGAGGACAGCCTGATCAGGAATTGTACTTTGAGCATCTCTTTAATTACTGTCCTTGTGGAAATCGCTTATCGATTTCTCTCCATCTTAACTACGGATCAACAGagacatttgtttttttctccaattgcAGATCGGCAGCTTAGCCTCGGCTGAAAAATGCCATCGATCATCATCGATCAATCAATGAATGCCTTCTTTGTCTCCGTCACATTATTTCTTGCAGCAAATGTGTCGGAATGAGGCGAGGAACACGAGAAACAGCAACAAGGGTCCCATCATGCAAACTGAGTGAGCAAGCCGCAATATGATGTGTTGATCGACTTCAAATGCTCATTCATTCTGCTTCAGGCCATAATTGCTTTATTTGCATCGCTGCTCAACGCGCTTGCTTGTTGGTGAATTTGGGATACGCCGAAGAAAGAAAGTGGTGTCCGTCTCGCTCATGGTTATGAAACCTGCTGGATCGTCCAGAAGATGCTGCGTTTGGCAAAACGACACCATCACATTACAATTAATGTTCTCAGCGACATGTACAGGTTGCACATTAGCCAGCATTATTCAACAGATAAATTACTCATACACTCGCATTCCGTAGTTATGGAGCTTTTGAACGTCCATTACACTTTGCTAAATACATTTCACGTGATCTAGTGCAGTCTAGTCCAGGGTGCAGCTTACCCTTCAACATTACACTTGGCTCCATAGTACATACTTACGCTAGTATGATGATAATAGTGCCAGCGACATTGAACGACAAGGCCACTAGGAGGATGTACCAGCTCTGGCGGCGGGCATCTTCTTGACTTGACATGGTGGTGCTGTATGGCGTCACAATGTCGACCAACTGATGCAG is drawn from Lineus longissimus chromosome 1, tnLinLong1.2, whole genome shotgun sequence and contains these coding sequences:
- the LOC135488736 gene encoding psychosine receptor-like: MFYSTSEYAGEGDSSLKEAVDVVIDILTVPIPPILIIFGLLGNLFSFLLMNRQKYQKSTTCFYMRCMAGSDCLYIYGRMFLRQIIVMAPHHFESMDVKVPFCLNFNVSFMIGLVLSPMILVVMAFDRFLAVTWPLKAAMICTMRRARITVLVLILFSLTFSLMTLGRTYQEKYNFWLCPLNFEEPIDEIYSTIQATITAFFPMAALAIFNLGILIAVYRSKRNTKLTKTSSGPKGKESLSITLATVIVTCAFIVLQTPHKANVLFWTVFQGEVTADVRQWQRLMNNAVLLTENLNYCINSYLYILASKRLRNEMVNIICPRSIRQK
- the LOC135482621 gene encoding uncharacterized protein LOC135482621, coding for MSSQEDARRQSWYILLVALSFNVAGTIIIILAHSVFTDSMYKTYYVGAGCLGAGGLLCIVAMILLAGCCAKPKTPSKKNLTFTGLPFNNKVDTISEQEPGASTSGSSSSGSNNTSVASHKIPIKPRSLVLKIVPYRPLEDDTGLSHV